CATGCCCAGCACACTGGTTGGTGATGAAGTTCAGGACATGATGAAGCGTGACGATGAAATGTACGCCAAGCTCATCGAAGACTCCAAAAATTCCCAGTAAGCAATGATTGTTGCGCTCAACCGCGGCCCTGAAAATTCAGGGCCGCGGCCCCGGGCGGGGAGGAAAGCAATGAAAAAATACAATGTTCTGGTGGCTGCCGTTTCCATTCTTTTTGGCCTTGGCATCTTCTGGTTCTCCCGTGGTCTTTCGACGATGTCACCGGATGGTGTTCCCGGAGAAGCCTTCTGGCCACACATGATCGCCTGGCTTCTGATCGGCCTCGGTCTTCTTCAACTGATTGAGGTTCTTGCCTTTCCCGCTATCAATGCAGGTCGCGAGGTCATTCTTGGCGCTCCGGGAAATCTTTTGGCCTATCTTGCCGCAGCCGTTGCCTTTGGTTTTGCAACGCTGATGGTATGGGCAGGTTTTGTGATTGCAGGCATCATCATGATGCCGATCATCATGCTGATCATGGGTGAACGACGCCCGCTGATTATCGGGGTTACAACCGCCGCCGCCATCGGCGTCATCTGGTTCTTCTTCGTTCACATCTTCAACATTTCGCTGCCGGCCCCGGCATTTCTGGAATAGCGCCGGGAAGGAACCAAGATCATGCATGATATTATTCAAGCTGCAGGCATTGTTTTCAGCTATCAGGCGCTTCTGATCGTATTT
This sequence is a window from Martelella sp. AD-3. Protein-coding genes within it:
- a CDS encoding tripartite tricarboxylate transporter TctB family protein, producing MKKYNVLVAAVSILFGLGIFWFSRGLSTMSPDGVPGEAFWPHMIAWLLIGLGLLQLIEVLAFPAINAGREVILGAPGNLLAYLAAAVAFGFATLMVWAGFVIAGIIMMPIIMLIMGERRPLIIGVTTAAAIGVIWFFFVHIFNISLPAPAFLE